In a single window of the Acinetobacter tibetensis genome:
- a CDS encoding 3-oxoacyl-ACP reductase codes for MTDQYQAFAKSPIGKFVIKNLGLPAPTFLDRFDSATPVVKGAVLVGAAPAGTLSGAISQVLANIHANSYAGNNVELQQVAATQGLKLNAFNDGDRESKFKAVVFDASGIQNSEQLKELYNFFNPVARQILASGRVIVVGTTPETAKTVKQAIAQRALEGFVKSVGKEFKKGIAAQLVYVDEGAEANLESTLRFALSPRSAYVSGQVIRVSKADVIDVDWVKPLAGKTAVVTGASRGIGEAIAHVLSRDGAHVICLDVPQQQADLDRVASEIGGSTLAIDITAADAGQKIKEAAVAQGGVDIIVHNAGITRDKTLANMKPELWDLVININLSAIERVNDYLLEHDGLNANGRIICVSSISGIAGNLGQTNYAASKAGVIGVVKFTAPILKNGITINAVAPGFIETQMTAAIPFAIREAGRRMNSMSQGGLPVDVAETIALFASTASTGLNGNVVRVCGQSLLGA; via the coding sequence ATGACTGACCAATACCAAGCATTCGCAAAATCTCCAATTGGTAAATTTGTCATTAAAAATTTAGGTTTGCCAGCACCCACTTTTTTAGATCGTTTTGACTCTGCGACGCCTGTTGTAAAAGGTGCAGTTTTGGTTGGTGCTGCACCCGCAGGTACATTATCTGGTGCAATTTCTCAGGTTTTGGCAAATATTCATGCCAACAGCTATGCAGGCAACAATGTAGAATTACAACAAGTTGCTGCAACCCAAGGTTTAAAACTGAATGCGTTTAACGATGGTGACCGTGAGTCGAAGTTCAAAGCCGTCGTTTTTGATGCGTCTGGTATTCAAAATTCTGAACAATTGAAAGAACTTTATAATTTCTTTAATCCTGTCGCCCGCCAAATCCTAGCTTCGGGTCGTGTCATTGTGGTCGGAACAACACCTGAAACGGCTAAAACAGTAAAGCAAGCCATTGCTCAGCGCGCTTTAGAAGGTTTTGTTAAATCTGTAGGCAAAGAATTTAAAAAAGGGATTGCAGCGCAATTGGTTTATGTAGATGAAGGTGCAGAAGCCAATTTAGAATCGACCTTACGTTTTGCTTTATCGCCACGTTCTGCTTATGTTTCAGGACAAGTCATTCGTGTGTCTAAAGCAGATGTGATTGATGTAGATTGGGTGAAACCACTTGCAGGCAAAACTGCTGTAGTCACAGGTGCGAGCCGTGGTATTGGTGAAGCAATTGCACATGTACTGTCACGTGATGGCGCGCATGTCATTTGTTTAGACGTACCACAACAGCAAGCTGACTTGGACCGTGTTGCGAGTGAAATTGGTGGTTCGACTTTAGCGATTGATATTACCGCAGCAGATGCAGGTCAGAAAATTAAAGAAGCTGCTGTAGCACAGGGCGGTGTTGATATTATTGTCCACAATGCAGGTATTACCCGTGACAAGACTTTGGCCAATATGAAGCCAGAACTTTGGGATTTGGTTATCAACATTAACTTGTCTGCGATTGAACGTGTTAATGATTATTTACTTGAACATGATGGTTTAAATGCTAATGGCCGTATTATCTGTGTATCTTCAATTTCAGGTATTGCAGGGAACTTAGGTCAAACGAACTACGCTGCATCGAAAGCAGGTGTTATTGGAGTGGTGAAATTTACTGCACCGATCTTAAAAAATGGTATAACCATTAATGCTGTTGCACCAGGTTTTATTGAAACACAAATGACAGCAGCAATTCCATTTGCCATCCGTGAAGCAGGCCGACGTATGAACTCGATGAGTCAAGGTGGTTTACCTGTTGATGTTGCAGAAACCATTGCTTTATTTGCTTCAACGGCTTCAACGGGCTTAAATGGTAACGTTGTTCGTGTTTGCGGACAAAGTTTATTGGGTGCTTAA
- a CDS encoding MaoC family dehydratase yields MKTRHFSQLPKPYLAYPKVVQGLIFKKPKGEKVLPQVEYVVDSFKVDPKHLKAYNAVCGFKNNGYIPAIYLAVLSQSLQMHMMTQEAFPFAILGLVHIRNQVSQSRKIGVNESLCLSCQFGELKPHDKGVQFDFITTAKVGNEVVMQGVTTYLARQKTETKAATKAKEEARPNYALQAEWTVSENTGRRYALTSGDFNLIHIHAITAKAFGFKQAIAHGMWSKAKALANLTLPDSYEADVWFKLPMYLPSKVEFLTAQVGKDIDFMIQNSKNKKPHVTGHITAR; encoded by the coding sequence ATGAAAACGCGCCATTTTTCTCAGCTTCCGAAACCTTATTTGGCTTATCCCAAAGTCGTGCAGGGCCTCATCTTTAAAAAGCCCAAAGGCGAAAAAGTTCTTCCGCAAGTTGAATATGTGGTGGATTCTTTTAAGGTTGATCCAAAGCATTTGAAAGCGTATAACGCCGTGTGCGGATTTAAAAATAATGGTTATATTCCAGCGATTTATTTGGCTGTTTTGTCTCAAAGTTTACAAATGCATATGATGACGCAAGAGGCATTTCCTTTTGCGATTTTAGGTTTGGTACATATTCGTAACCAAGTTTCTCAAAGCCGTAAAATTGGTGTAAACGAAAGCTTATGCCTATCTTGTCAGTTTGGTGAATTAAAACCGCATGACAAAGGTGTGCAGTTTGACTTTATCACCACCGCAAAAGTGGGTAATGAAGTCGTGATGCAAGGGGTGACGACCTATCTTGCACGTCAAAAAACTGAAACTAAAGCGGCTACGAAGGCAAAAGAAGAAGCTCGCCCAAATTATGCATTGCAGGCAGAGTGGACAGTTTCAGAAAATACAGGTCGTCGTTATGCTTTAACTTCTGGTGATTTTAATTTAATTCACATTCATGCAATTACGGCAAAAGCATTTGGTTTTAAACAAGCGATTGCACATGGTATGTGGAGCAAAGCAAAAGCCTTAGCCAATTTAACTTTACCCGACAGCTATGAGGCTGATGTCTGGTTTAAATTACCTATGTATTTGCCTTCTAAAGTTGAGTTCCTCACTGCGCAAGTAGGTAAGGATATCGATTTTATGATTCAAAATAGTAAAAATAAAAAACCACATGTGACAGGTCATATTACCGCACGCTAA
- a CDS encoding serine hydrolase domain-containing protein yields MKELKAYLSANPNQYHGDVAENFEDLAKQFSRLQHPRMHQGGAALCVYFQGQKVVDICIGKKSATEQWEKNTLSVCYSTGKGVLATLAHILVSRGLLDYDQPIAKYWPEFAQNGKSNIRLADILSHQSGLFDIRNLVQDAAQMADWEFMLDRIAEAKPRFAVGEDTAYQPLTFGWLVGGVLEKATGQSLSHLMQQYLLQPLHIQDAYFGVPTSQLDRVARPFPTANSKSSSSDSSKIKNTAKKTTLMDRVATWSGQNPQDFQDAMIPKGMKNFSFFSEQGLRAVIPAANGVFSAESLAKIYAMLAQGGSWQQQQLIRPEVFQRMSQIQYQHRDRIMPIPMHWRLGYHRVLTLGKQVPQGFGHMGFNGSGAWCDPQRQLSFAYTHNFATASITGDYRLWGLTQETLRCADAILKGCKGWF; encoded by the coding sequence ATGAAAGAACTAAAAGCATATTTATCGGCGAATCCCAATCAATATCATGGTGATGTTGCTGAAAATTTTGAAGATTTGGCGAAACAGTTCAGTCGCTTACAGCATCCGCGAATGCATCAAGGTGGGGCTGCACTGTGTGTGTATTTTCAAGGACAAAAGGTCGTTGATATTTGTATCGGAAAAAAATCAGCGACAGAACAATGGGAAAAGAACACCTTGTCGGTCTGTTACTCAACAGGTAAAGGTGTTTTGGCAACGTTAGCTCATATTTTAGTGAGTCGCGGTTTACTGGATTATGATCAACCAATTGCAAAATATTGGCCTGAATTTGCACAAAATGGTAAATCCAATATTCGCTTGGCGGATATTCTAAGTCACCAAAGTGGCCTATTTGATATCCGCAATCTGGTTCAAGACGCAGCGCAAATGGCCGATTGGGAGTTTATGTTAGATCGGATTGCAGAGGCCAAACCGCGCTTTGCTGTAGGTGAAGATACAGCGTATCAGCCTTTAACTTTTGGCTGGTTAGTGGGCGGTGTTCTGGAAAAAGCCACAGGGCAAAGTTTATCTCATTTAATGCAACAATATTTGTTACAACCTCTTCATATACAAGATGCTTATTTCGGTGTGCCAACATCACAACTTGATCGGGTTGCACGACCATTCCCCACAGCGAACTCTAAAAGCTCAAGTTCTGATTCTTCGAAGATAAAAAATACAGCCAAGAAAACGACTTTAATGGATCGTGTTGCGACTTGGTCAGGTCAAAATCCGCAAGATTTCCAAGATGCTATGATTCCTAAAGGCATGAAGAACTTTAGTTTTTTCAGTGAACAAGGTTTACGAGCCGTAATTCCTGCTGCCAATGGAGTTTTCTCTGCTGAAAGTTTGGCAAAAATTTATGCCATGTTGGCTCAAGGTGGTTCATGGCAACAGCAACAGTTGATTAGGCCTGAAGTATTTCAACGTATGTCGCAGATTCAATATCAGCATCGTGACCGAATTATGCCTATCCCCATGCATTGGCGTTTAGGTTATCACCGCGTCCTGACTTTAGGTAAACAAGTTCCACAAGGTTTTGGACACATGGGTTTTAATGGCTCAGGTGCTTGGTGTGATCCACAGCGCCAATTAAGTTTTGCTTATACACATAATTTTGCAACGGCGTCCATCACAGGGGATTATCGTTTATGGGGCTTAACACAAGAAACATTACGCTGTGCTGATGCCATACTAAAGGGATGTAAGGGGTGGTTCTAA
- the dnaX gene encoding DNA polymerase III subunit gamma/tau: MYQVLARKYRPRNFNELVGQNHVSRALSSALERGRLHHAYLFTGTRGVGKTTIARILAKCLNCETGVTATPCEVCATCKAVNEGRFIDLIEIDAASRTKVEDTRELLDNVPYAPTQGRYKVYLIDEVHMLSTHSFNALLKTLEEPPEHVKFLFATTDPQKLPITVISRCLQFTLRPLAVDEITEHLTKILEKEQIPAQQDAIWQIAESAQGSLRDALSLTDQAIAYGQGAIQHQDVKEMLGLIDRTIIYDLLMAIHQNQKARVSQLLLQFRQQALDVSLVLDQLISTLHELALLQYLPDLSLKYSAEINQKISQLSKLIADQDLQLYYQIACKGRADLQLAVTQEQGFEMCVLRLLAFRPLQPNEILVSTPTTQIQSAPMLATEQAVTNINTVVVAPQDQIQAIAEVTPLVENLAVETNLQDESALPEIPEQVEETANLTSHSDQIVFDPASEEVLFDLDEDTDTSYEAPSEASSDDFLFEEIAPIAVEEKVERPVEASVENESLSADLGFTSVDITQDTLFNLAVDEVETDSAVQPIIEQPEPEIESLLTPTASNTETAKLMPQDILRVQEQVLEGEWTLGKWEFWFRHSELSPAVQELAQHGLMTGQIDAESVFHIPEQYQQLLGQSQHALEQALKNQWPNTLFKIEYGAVTDTTPYLLQHQRKERAYQRAEELLQTEPVVRDLIQSFDAELHNIQLK, from the coding sequence ATGTATCAAGTACTTGCGCGTAAATATCGTCCCCGTAATTTTAATGAATTAGTGGGGCAAAACCATGTCTCGCGTGCACTGAGTAGTGCATTGGAACGTGGACGTTTACACCATGCGTATTTATTTACAGGTACGCGTGGCGTGGGTAAAACCACAATTGCACGTATTCTTGCGAAATGCTTAAACTGTGAGACAGGTGTAACAGCGACACCATGTGAAGTCTGTGCTACTTGTAAAGCGGTGAATGAAGGCCGTTTTATCGACCTGATTGAAATTGATGCAGCGTCACGAACCAAAGTCGAAGATACGCGAGAGCTTTTAGATAACGTACCGTATGCGCCAACTCAGGGACGTTATAAAGTATACTTGATTGACGAAGTACACATGCTCTCTACACATTCATTTAATGCTTTGCTTAAAACCTTAGAAGAACCACCTGAGCATGTGAAATTTCTATTTGCAACCACAGATCCGCAAAAGCTCCCAATTACGGTGATTTCGCGTTGCCTACAATTTACCTTGCGTCCTCTAGCGGTCGATGAAATTACTGAGCATTTGACAAAAATTCTTGAAAAAGAACAGATTCCAGCTCAACAAGATGCAATCTGGCAAATCGCTGAGTCTGCACAAGGCTCACTGCGTGATGCGCTCTCTTTAACTGACCAAGCGATTGCCTATGGTCAAGGTGCGATTCAGCATCAAGATGTAAAAGAGATGTTAGGCTTGATTGATCGTACTATTATTTATGATTTATTGATGGCGATTCATCAAAATCAGAAAGCGCGTGTGAGTCAATTGTTGCTGCAATTTAGACAGCAAGCTTTAGATGTTTCTCTGGTTTTGGATCAGTTGATTTCAACTTTGCATGAATTAGCATTGCTGCAATATTTGCCTGATTTGAGTTTGAAATATAGTGCAGAAATTAATCAAAAAATTTCTCAACTTTCCAAATTGATTGCAGATCAAGATTTACAACTTTATTACCAGATTGCGTGTAAAGGACGCGCGGATTTGCAGCTTGCGGTAACGCAAGAGCAAGGTTTTGAAATGTGTGTGCTACGTTTGTTAGCCTTTAGACCTTTGCAACCAAATGAAATCTTGGTTTCAACGCCTACTACACAAATTCAGTCGGCACCAATGTTGGCTACTGAACAAGCTGTCACAAATATCAATACTGTAGTTGTAGCTCCGCAAGATCAAATTCAAGCGATAGCGGAAGTTACACCACTTGTAGAAAACCTTGCTGTTGAGACAAATCTACAAGATGAGTCTGCATTACCAGAAATTCCAGAGCAGGTTGAAGAAACGGCCAATTTAACGAGTCATTCAGATCAAATCGTGTTTGACCCTGCCAGTGAAGAGGTCTTATTCGACCTTGATGAAGACACTGATACATCATACGAAGCTCCATCTGAAGCAAGTAGTGATGACTTCTTGTTTGAAGAAATTGCACCAATTGCCGTAGAAGAAAAAGTAGAACGTCCAGTCGAAGCATCTGTTGAAAATGAGTCATTATCAGCCGACTTAGGTTTTACCAGTGTAGACATAACTCAAGACACACTCTTTAATTTGGCGGTTGATGAAGTCGAAACAGATTCAGCGGTTCAGCCGATTATTGAGCAACCCGAGCCTGAAATAGAATCTCTGCTCACACCAACTGCTTCGAATACAGAAACTGCAAAGCTTATGCCGCAAGATATTTTGCGTGTACAAGAACAAGTTTTGGAAGGTGAGTGGACGCTCGGTAAGTGGGAGTTCTGGTTCAGACATAGTGAATTATCACCTGCGGTGCAAGAATTGGCACAACATGGTCTGATGACGGGTCAAATTGATGCTGAATCTGTGTTTCATATTCCAGAGCAATATCAGCAATTATTGGGTCAATCCCAACATGCTCTTGAACAGGCGCTAAAAAACCAGTGGCCGAATACCTTGTTTAAAATTGAGTATGGTGCAGTGACAGATACCACACCTTATCTTTTACAGCATCAACGAAAAGAACGAGCTTATCAGCGGGCAGAAGAGCTGTTACAAACAGAACCTGTCGTGCGTGATTTAATCCAAAGTTTTGATGCTGAATTACATAACATTCAATTGAAATAA
- a CDS encoding acyl-CoA thioesterase translates to MKPQAKLKENYPFIFPIQTRWSDNDIYGHVNNVNYYSFFDSAANALLIQKAHFDIHHSPIIGLVVSSSCQFLQELCYPEVIEVGVAIKRMGNSSLEYDLAIFKANQNRAAAQGQFIHVFVDREQRKSTPIPMNMRQALHTFMQVEPDQKFV, encoded by the coding sequence ATGAAACCCCAAGCCAAACTTAAAGAAAATTATCCTTTTATTTTTCCCATACAAACACGTTGGTCAGATAATGATATTTACGGGCATGTAAACAATGTCAATTATTATAGTTTTTTTGATAGTGCAGCAAATGCGCTACTGATTCAAAAAGCTCATTTTGATATACACCATTCACCGATTATTGGCTTAGTGGTGAGTTCATCTTGTCAGTTTTTACAAGAGCTTTGTTATCCCGAAGTGATTGAAGTCGGTGTGGCAATCAAACGTATGGGAAACAGTTCTTTGGAATATGACTTGGCCATCTTTAAAGCCAATCAAAATAGAGCTGCGGCACAGGGACAATTTATTCATGTTTTTGTAGATCGAGAGCAGCGCAAAAGTACGCCGATTCCCATGAACATGCGTCAGGCTCTACACACTTTTATGCAAGTTGAGCCTGACCAGAAATTTGTTTAA
- a CDS encoding iron-containing alcohol dehydrogenase: MYDFQFQTVSRIISGLGSIQELTTVLTEQGGKKVLLVTDNGMLQQQLHHPILEILEHLSLAHVIYADVIADPPEHVVNSAVEFAKQEKIDTVIGFGGGSSLDVAKLIAILAHPDQSQKLAELYGINNVKSPRLPLILIPTTAGTGSEVTPISIVTTGETTKMGIVSPVLYADVAILDATFTQNLPAHITAATGIDAMVHAIEAYTSKIKKNLYADMLAKQALRLLNQNLKLVLEDGSNLQARQNMLNGSMFAGQAFANAPVGAVHALAYPLGGHFHISHGHSNALVLTEVLKFNAPNAKHLYAELMTWIDPYSKGCTDGLCDLFIDHMQNHLDRSGLTLKLNALNVPKNAISALAQDAMLQTRLLQNNPRDLRLNDAEQIYQAIYA, from the coding sequence ATGTATGACTTTCAGTTTCAAACTGTTTCCCGAATTATTTCTGGTCTCGGCTCAATTCAAGAACTCACAACAGTCTTGACTGAGCAAGGTGGTAAGAAAGTGCTGTTGGTGACAGATAACGGTATGCTTCAACAACAATTACATCACCCTATTTTAGAGATTTTAGAACATCTATCTTTAGCACATGTGATTTATGCCGATGTCATTGCTGATCCGCCCGAACACGTTGTCAATTCAGCAGTAGAATTTGCAAAACAAGAAAAAATTGATACGGTGATTGGCTTTGGTGGAGGTAGCTCTTTAGATGTTGCAAAACTCATTGCAATTTTAGCCCATCCAGACCAGTCGCAAAAATTGGCTGAACTCTATGGGATCAACAACGTAAAATCTCCTCGATTACCCTTAATTTTAATTCCGACAACTGCGGGTACTGGCTCTGAAGTCACGCCAATTTCCATTGTGACTACAGGTGAAACCACTAAAATGGGCATTGTTTCACCCGTACTGTATGCGGATGTAGCCATTTTAGATGCGACTTTTACCCAAAATTTACCCGCGCATATTACGGCAGCAACAGGTATTGACGCCATGGTGCATGCCATCGAAGCATATACTTCAAAAATTAAAAAAAACCTATATGCCGATATGTTGGCAAAACAAGCATTAAGGCTACTCAATCAAAATTTAAAACTGGTACTAGAAGATGGTTCGAATCTACAAGCACGGCAGAATATGCTGAATGGTTCGATGTTTGCAGGTCAGGCTTTTGCTAATGCACCAGTAGGCGCCGTACATGCACTGGCTTATCCTTTGGGTGGACATTTTCACATTTCGCATGGTCACAGTAATGCCTTGGTTTTAACTGAAGTCTTGAAGTTCAATGCGCCGAATGCCAAGCATTTATATGCTGAACTGATGACATGGATAGACCCTTATAGCAAAGGTTGCACCGATGGTTTATGTGATTTATTTATCGATCATATGCAAAATCATTTAGACCGAAGTGGTTTGACTTTAAAGCTCAATGCACTGAATGTTCCAAAGAATGCCATTTCAGCACTGGCACAGGATGCTATGTTACAAACCCGACTACTGCAAAATAATCCACGTGATCTGCGCCTGAATGATGCTGAACAAATTTACCAAGCGATTTACGCTTAA
- a CDS encoding low molecular weight protein-tyrosine-phosphatase codes for MSSQTPYKVLCVCLGNICRSPTAEVVFRHYCDAHQLNIEVDSAGTSNYHPNKAPDLRSQKHAKHRGYDLSALRARQLKIQDFVEFDLILAMDYENLEDIQDLMQQAQLVLGQHMLRAKIALMSQHDQKFLQQAVPDPYYGGDDGFERVLDQCESSSLAWVQVLQQQMKG; via the coding sequence ATGTCATCGCAAACGCCCTACAAGGTGTTATGTGTCTGTCTTGGAAATATCTGCCGTTCACCCACAGCAGAAGTGGTATTTAGACATTACTGTGATGCACATCAACTGAATATTGAGGTCGATTCTGCTGGAACCAGCAATTATCATCCGAATAAGGCACCTGATTTAAGAAGCCAAAAACATGCCAAACATCGGGGGTATGATTTATCTGCTTTACGCGCACGTCAGCTTAAGATTCAAGACTTTGTTGAATTTGATCTGATTTTGGCAATGGATTATGAAAATTTAGAAGATATTCAAGACCTCATGCAGCAGGCTCAATTGGTTTTAGGGCAGCATATGCTTCGCGCAAAGATTGCCCTGATGAGTCAGCATGATCAAAAATTCCTTCAACAAGCTGTGCCAGACCCTTATTATGGTGGCGATGATGGATTTGAGCGTGTACTTGATCAATGTGAATCAAGTAGTTTGGCTTGGGTTCAGGTACTTCAACAACAGATGAAAGGCTAG
- the murB gene encoding UDP-N-acetylmuramate dehydrogenase encodes MYIQNNVQLKPFNTLNLGSVASHYVKIENEHMLLQALSYAEQQQLNVLILSGGSNMLLPEHIHALVIHMDIQGIETLNEDDQTKTLAVGAGQVWHDFVLWTTEQHLYGLQNLALIPGLVGASPVQNIGAYGVEVGEFIQAVRVYDRVIQQFTEILAPDCQFAYRHSIFKDEPERYVITQVIFQLLKHADLKLSYGDLKQAVGEDLSAENLQNQVIQIRQSKLPDPKEYPNAGSFFKNPVISAQCFDQINTKFPQLPHYPQANGQIKIAAGWLIDQAGWKGKRLGMVGMFAKQALVLVNYENATLLDVQATYRAVQQAVSNKFNINLEPEPVLFNAVGLIQSHVE; translated from the coding sequence ATGTATATTCAAAATAACGTTCAACTTAAGCCTTTTAACACCTTAAATTTGGGTTCGGTTGCATCACACTATGTAAAAATTGAAAATGAGCACATGTTGTTGCAAGCCTTGTCTTATGCAGAACAACAGCAGCTCAATGTTTTAATTTTATCAGGTGGGAGCAATATGCTTTTACCTGAGCATATTCACGCTTTGGTTATCCATATGGATATTCAAGGGATTGAAACGTTAAATGAAGATGATCAGACCAAGACGCTCGCCGTTGGTGCAGGTCAAGTATGGCATGATTTTGTGCTATGGACGACTGAACAGCATTTATATGGTCTGCAAAATTTAGCTTTAATCCCAGGTTTAGTTGGGGCATCACCTGTACAAAATATTGGTGCTTATGGTGTAGAAGTCGGTGAGTTTATTCAGGCTGTACGGGTTTATGACCGCGTAATACAGCAATTTACTGAAATTCTAGCTCCAGATTGTCAATTTGCTTATCGACACAGTATTTTTAAAGATGAACCTGAGCGTTATGTTATTACTCAAGTGATTTTTCAGCTTTTGAAACATGCAGATTTGAAGCTGAGCTATGGCGATTTAAAACAAGCCGTGGGCGAAGACTTGAGTGCAGAAAATCTACAAAATCAAGTCATTCAAATTCGTCAAAGTAAATTGCCAGACCCGAAAGAATATCCGAATGCGGGCAGTTTCTTTAAAAATCCTGTGATCTCTGCACAATGTTTTGACCAAATAAATACGAAATTCCCTCAATTGCCCCATTACCCTCAAGCAAATGGTCAGATTAAAATTGCTGCAGGCTGGTTAATTGATCAGGCGGGTTGGAAAGGTAAGCGTTTAGGCATGGTTGGTATGTTTGCAAAACAGGCATTGGTTTTGGTGAACTATGAAAATGCTACTTTGCTGGATGTGCAGGCGACTTATCGTGCAGTTCAGCAAGCTGTGTCGAATAAGTTCAATATCAACTTAGAACCAGAACCTGTTTTATTTAATGCAGTTGGTTTAATTCAATCACACGTGGAATAA
- a CDS encoding YdcF family protein, giving the protein MVKTHWMVRIVQIAALLFVLLGCLMIFIYSPFYSKLVVKALNTFVPVEVNEVAAKSQKMAALSEAENLEPGSNLWIARQAYLKLMEQEIQQNNSENLPQIQARYKALQDLINKEQQEQHEEEERPQVPLLADPKQAASAPEDPTQNVKDLLELDSKENKALMEKYLDFLQIHEVKPVVESVDARQIEKDIAQIKEQNETPKGALSQPYAIVVLGGGLTLDKNRKDIVVNDYTKLRLEKTLAVEKVYNLPIVLSGVEAPYMQRWLKERGVDAKLLENRSMNTCENSRFSSLLLQKKGGAPTVILITDQYHMPRTRRLFALNGIETVPIEAPMPTQLTAWQPSQQNYDHSRRANYEMLATIRDMLFGSSDCREVP; this is encoded by the coding sequence ATGGTTAAAACGCATTGGATGGTTCGTATTGTACAAATTGCAGCTTTGCTTTTTGTACTTTTGGGCTGCCTGATGATTTTCATCTATTCACCATTTTATTCAAAATTGGTGGTCAAAGCATTAAATACCTTTGTTCCTGTGGAAGTGAATGAAGTGGCTGCGAAAAGTCAAAAAATGGCAGCGCTGAGTGAAGCTGAGAATCTTGAACCAGGTTCTAATTTATGGATTGCACGTCAAGCGTATCTTAAATTGATGGAACAAGAAATTCAGCAAAACAATTCTGAAAATCTACCGCAAATTCAAGCACGTTACAAAGCCTTGCAAGATTTAATTAATAAAGAGCAGCAAGAACAACACGAAGAGGAAGAACGACCTCAAGTTCCGCTTTTGGCAGATCCTAAGCAAGCCGCATCAGCGCCTGAAGATCCAACACAAAATGTAAAAGATTTATTAGAGTTAGACAGCAAAGAAAATAAAGCCTTGATGGAAAAGTATCTGGATTTTCTACAGATACATGAAGTAAAACCTGTAGTTGAAAGTGTTGATGCACGGCAGATTGAAAAAGATATTGCCCAAATTAAAGAACAGAATGAAACACCGAAAGGGGCTTTATCACAACCTTATGCGATTGTGGTGTTAGGTGGTGGTTTAACTTTGGACAAAAATAGAAAAGATATAGTTGTGAATGACTATACAAAATTAAGACTAGAGAAAACTCTAGCGGTAGAAAAAGTATATAACTTACCGATTGTACTGAGTGGAGTAGAAGCTCCTTATATGCAGCGTTGGTTAAAAGAGCGTGGTGTCGATGCAAAACTATTAGAAAATAGAAGTATGAATACCTGTGAAAATTCACGCTTTAGCTCGCTATTATTACAAAAGAAAGGAGGAGCACCAACCGTGATTCTCATTACTGATCAATATCATATGCCTAGAACGCGCCGTTTATTTGCTTTAAATGGAATTGAGACTGTGCCTATTGAGGCACCAATGCCAACACAATTAACTGCTTGGCAGCCTAGCCAACAAAACTATGATCATAGCCGCCGCGCAAATTATGAAATGTTGGCGACCATTCGCGATATGTTATTCGGCTCAAGTGATTGCCGAGAGGTACCTTAA